The Prosthecobacter vanneervenii region CCCAGGTCTATCTCGCCAAGCACCGCGTCGGCCGCATTTTAAAGCGCGAAGCCGCCAAGCTCTCCGAGACGGAGCAGTGAGCCGCTGAAAGCCGCGCCTCATCTGCACCGTAGGCTCTGATCATGCGCCGCATATTCGCCTCCTTCCTCCTCGTTCTGTCCACCCTGCACGCGGCGGAGCCCGCGCCACTCTTCATTGAAGGCTATGCAGGTCAGCGCAGCATCGCGCAGGGAGAGGAAATCGGCATCCATGTCAACACCACCGCCGCCAAGTACGAGATCGAAGTCGCGCGCCTCGGTGCCGAACGCACGGTCGTGTGGAAAAAATCAGACGTTCCCGGTGCCGCCTATCCAGTGCCCGAGGATGCCTCCGCCAATGGCTGCCGCTGGCCCGAAAGCATCCGCGTGCCCAGCACCGCCGCGTGGAAGTCCGGCTTCTATGAAGTGACGCTGCGCGCCGCAGATGCTGGCGGCAAATGGACACACCGTGGCAGGCGCACCGCCGAGAGCAGCGCCTGGTTCATCGTGCGTCAGGCCAAGCCAGGCAGCACCTCCAAAATACTCCTCCAGCTCTGCACCAACACCTACAACGCCTACAACAACTGGGGCGGCTTCTCCGTGTACGCCTACAGCAGCCTCTCCAACAACCAAGGGCACCGCGTCAGCTTTGAGCGCCCCTGCCCGCCTCAATATTCACGCTGGGAGCTTCCCTTCGTCCAATGGGCTGAAAAGAACGGCTATGCACTCGAATTCGCCGCCAATGACGATCTCGAGTTCCGTCCCGAGATCCTCTCCAGCTACAAGCTCGTCCTTAGTGTAGGTCATGACGAATACTGGAGCACGCCCATGCGCGACAACCTCGAAGCCTGGATCGGCAAAGGCGGCAACGTGGCCTTCTTCACAGGCAACACCTGCTGCTGGCAGGTCCGCGCCGAGGACGGCGGCCGCGCCTTCACCTGCTGCAAGCAGAACTACCACCTCGACCCCGTCTATCAGGCGCGGCAGTACAAAACCGTCAGCACCCTCTGGAGCCACCACCTCCTCCAGCGCCCGGAAAACGAACTCACCGGCGTCGGTTTCCTCTATGGCGGCTACCGCAAAAGCCACGGCCAGTTCATGAACGACCCCGCCGAGTATGAAGTCCACCGCCCTGACCACTGGATCTTCGAAGGCACCAGCCTCAAGCGCGGCGACAAGTTCGGCGGCAAGGACACCATCGTCGGTTACGAGTGCGACGGCTGCGAGCTCACCTGGAAAGACGGCCTCCCCTTCCCCACCTATAAAGACGGCACGCCCAAGACCTACGAAGTTCTGGCCACCTGCCCTGTGCGCTGGCACCCGGACGACGCCGAGTGGTATGAGAAATGGGAGACCGGCCGCACCGGCGCAGCCTGCCTGGGCGTCTACACACGCGGCGGCACCGTCTTCAATGCCGCCACCACCGACTGGGCCCACGGCCTCAAAGGCGAGGACGCCACCGTCATCCGCATCACCAAAAACGTCCTCGACCGCCTCTCCAAGTAGGCTGCGCATCTTCCATCCACCAATCGCCAAAATGCGCGGAGTTCTGCATCAGCCTTCGCATATCTTCACTCTGCTATGAAGCACACACCTCCACCTCACGCTGCAGAGCTCTCCATCCAGCGCACCCTCAGGAGTGTCGAGGACTACGTGCGCGAGCAGCCCACCAAGGCGGTGGCCGCCGCGCTTGGCGTAGGCTTGGTGCTCAATCTCGCTCCGCCACGCATGCTCGCCCGCATCACCTCCACTCTGGCCTCCCGCCTGCTGCCACCTGCCCTCCTCGGCCTCGGTGTGCTCAAGGCCTTTGAAATCTGCTGCGAAAAGATCGAGTCCAAATCCCGCTGACACTGCCACCGCATGCCTCGAGATGAGTCGTGCGTCACGCTCATGCCACCACTGTCGCATTGCAAAAACTCAAGGCCGCAGGACAGATGCCTCGCATGCACATCCACCTGCTCTCCACTGATGCAGCCCTGAGCCAGGTCCGTTCACGCAGCACCGGCCTCACAGCGGCAGAGGCTGCCGCCCGCCTGGCAGAATCGCGCACACGCCTGCGAAAAAGCAGCAGCTCCGCCTGGCGTCTGCTGCTCAATCAATTCCGCAGCCCCCTCGTCATCCTGCTGCTCGTGGCCATGTCCATCTCCGCCTTTCTCGGGGACAAGATGGACGTCCTCATTGTCTCCACCGTCGTGCTCATGAGCACCTTGCTCGGCTTCTGGCAGGAATACCGCGCCGCCAATGCCGTCGCCGCTCTCCTCGCCATGATCCAGGCACGCGCCACCGTTCTGCGCGATGGCCAGAAGATCGAAGTCCCTGCCGAGCAGGTCGTGCCGGGAGACGTTGTCCTCCTCAGCGCTGGAGACACCATCCCCGGAGATGCCCTGCTGCTGGAATCCAAGGACCTCTTTGTCGATGAATCCGCACTCACCGGCGAAAGCTACCCCGCCGAGAAAAAAGCCGGTGCCGTCGCATCAGATGCACGCCAGAGCGAGCGCACCAATGCCGTCTTTGAAGGCACCCACGTCGTCAGCGGCACCGCGCATGTCCTCATCATGGCCACCGGAGATGACACTGAGTTCGGCGCCATCTCCGAGCGCCTCCGTCTTCGTGCGCCCGAAACGGAATTCGAGCGCGGTTTGCGCCGCTTTGGCGAAATGCTCATCAAAGTCACGCTGATCTTCGTCATCGCCATTTTTGCCATCAATGTCTTCTTCCACCGCCCGGTGCTCGAAGCCTTCATGTTTGCCCTCGCGCTCGCCGTGGGCATGACGCCGGAGCTCCTGCCCGCCATCGTCAGCATCACCCTGGCGCGCGGAGCCAAGCGCATGGCGCAGGATCAGGTCATCGTGCGCCGCCTTTCCTCCATCGAAAATTTCGGCAGCATGAATGTCCTCTGCTCGGACAAAACCGGCACTCTCACCGAGGGCCGCGTACGCCTCCTCGCGGCGAATGATGCGCAGGGGAACGCAAGCGACACCGTTCGCCTGCACGGCGTGCTCAATGCCACCTTTGAAAGCGGCTTCACCAATCCCATCGATGCCGCACTGCGTGCCGAAACCGGCCTCGACATCTCCGGCTGGCACAAGTTTGACGAGGTGCCCTACGACTTCATCCGCAAGCGCCTCAGCGTCGTGGTGGAGCACGTGAATGGCGGAAAGCGCCATCTCATGATCACCAAGGGCGCTTTTGCCAATGTGCTCGCTGTCTGCACCAAGGTGGCAGCTTCCGGTGGAGATCAGCCGATCGAGGCATTTCGTGACACCTTGCAGCAGCGCTTTGCAGATTACAGCCACGCCGGCCACCGCGTGCTCGGCCTCGCCTGCCGGGATGTCACCGACGATCCCGTGATCAATAAAGACGACGAGCAGGACATGACCTTCACCGGTTTCCTGCTCTTTGACGATCCGCCCAAAGCCGGAGCCGCCGAGGCCATCCAGGAGCTGCGCCAGCTCGGCGTCAGCCTCAAGGTCATCACTGGGGACAACCGCCTCGTGGCCCAGCGCCTCGGCACGCAGATGGGCATCGCCAGCCCCAAGGTTCTCACCGGAGACGTACTGCACCATATGAACGAGGCCGCACTCATCAGCCGCGTCAGCGAGGTGGACATCTTTGCCGAGACTGAGCCCAATCAAAAAGAACGCATTCTCATCGCCCTGCGCAAGGCGGGCCACGTCGTAGGATATCTGGGAGATGGCATCAATGACGCCTCCGCTCTCCACGCCGCCGATGTGGGCATCTCCGTCGATGGTGCAGTGGATGTGGCCAAGGAAGCCGCTGACATCGTGCTCCTGCGCCATGACCTCGGCGTGCTCGCACGCGGTGTTCACAATGGCCGCATCACGTTCGCCAATACGCTCAAATACATCTTCATCGCCACCAGTGCCAATTTTGGCAACATGTTCAGCATGGCCGGAGCCTCTCTCTTCCTGCCCTTCCTCCCCCTGCTGCCCAAGCAGATCCTGCTCAACAACTTCCTCTCCGACCTTCCCGCACTCACCATCGCCACGGATTCCGTCGATCCAGAGCAGGTGCAGAAGCCACGCCGCTGGGATCAGAAATTCATCCGCCGTTTCATGGTCGCCTTTGGCCTTGTCAGCTCTGTGTTTGACTACCTTACCTTCGGCGCGCTGCTTCTTCTGCTGCATGCCACCGAAAGTCAGTTTCAGACCGGATGGTTCATTGAGTCCGTGCTGACACAGATGTTCATCGTCATGGTCATTCGAACGCACCGTTCCATTTTTAAAAGCCGTCCCGGCCGCATTCTTGCCGCTGCCACGCTCACCGTCGCGGGCAGCGTCATTCTCCTGCCCTACACACCGCTCGGAGCACTCTTCGGCCTCGTGCCCCCGCCTTGGTATTTCATGCTCACCCTCGCCGGCATCACCCTCCTCTACCTCCTCACCAGCGAACTCATGAAACGTGTCATGTTCTCCCGTCTGGAGCAGGCGCAGCCAGCCCCGCGCTAACCTTACCTCTTCAGCATCCGCTTCGCGCACACCAGCCCGGGCACCATCGGCAGCCAGAAGCTCAGCCCACGGAAAAGCAGTGTCGCAGACAGTCCTAAAGACAAAGGCAGCCCGATGCTCTTCAGAGACATCACCGACGCTGTCTCAAAGGTGCCCAGTCCACCCGGAATGATGCCGATCGTGCGGAAGAGCGTGGACACCATGAAGCTGGAAAACACACCACCAGGGGACGCCGTCACACCCAGCGCACGCGCCGCCACCCAGATCGTCGTGGCATCCAGCAGAAAATTCACCACATGCAGCGCAAAGGCCGTCAGCAGCACCCGCTTGTTTTTCACCGAGGCCGGATGCGCATGGTCCAGCCAATCCACCAGCTTCGCCAGTTTGGCAAAGCGTCGCAGCCGGGGCTTCAGCCAGCGCATGCCGCCATTCGGCAGCGAGAGCTGCACCCAGCACATCGCGGCCCCAGCCAGCACAAA contains the following coding sequences:
- a CDS encoding N,N-dimethylformamidase beta subunit family domain-containing protein → MRRIFASFLLVLSTLHAAEPAPLFIEGYAGQRSIAQGEEIGIHVNTTAAKYEIEVARLGAERTVVWKKSDVPGAAYPVPEDASANGCRWPESIRVPSTAAWKSGFYEVTLRAADAGGKWTHRGRRTAESSAWFIVRQAKPGSTSKILLQLCTNTYNAYNNWGGFSVYAYSSLSNNQGHRVSFERPCPPQYSRWELPFVQWAEKNGYALEFAANDDLEFRPEILSSYKLVLSVGHDEYWSTPMRDNLEAWIGKGGNVAFFTGNTCCWQVRAEDGGRAFTCCKQNYHLDPVYQARQYKTVSTLWSHHLLQRPENELTGVGFLYGGYRKSHGQFMNDPAEYEVHRPDHWIFEGTSLKRGDKFGGKDTIVGYECDGCELTWKDGLPFPTYKDGTPKTYEVLATCPVRWHPDDAEWYEKWETGRTGAACLGVYTRGGTVFNAATTDWAHGLKGEDATVIRITKNVLDRLSK
- a CDS encoding DUF883 C-terminal domain-containing protein; the encoded protein is MKHTPPPHAAELSIQRTLRSVEDYVREQPTKAVAAALGVGLVLNLAPPRMLARITSTLASRLLPPALLGLGVLKAFEICCEKIESKSR
- the mgtA gene encoding magnesium-translocating P-type ATPase, giving the protein MRHAHATTVALQKLKAAGQMPRMHIHLLSTDAALSQVRSRSTGLTAAEAAARLAESRTRLRKSSSSAWRLLLNQFRSPLVILLLVAMSISAFLGDKMDVLIVSTVVLMSTLLGFWQEYRAANAVAALLAMIQARATVLRDGQKIEVPAEQVVPGDVVLLSAGDTIPGDALLLESKDLFVDESALTGESYPAEKKAGAVASDARQSERTNAVFEGTHVVSGTAHVLIMATGDDTEFGAISERLRLRAPETEFERGLRRFGEMLIKVTLIFVIAIFAINVFFHRPVLEAFMFALALAVGMTPELLPAIVSITLARGAKRMAQDQVIVRRLSSIENFGSMNVLCSDKTGTLTEGRVRLLAANDAQGNASDTVRLHGVLNATFESGFTNPIDAALRAETGLDISGWHKFDEVPYDFIRKRLSVVVEHVNGGKRHLMITKGAFANVLAVCTKVAASGGDQPIEAFRDTLQQRFADYSHAGHRVLGLACRDVTDDPVINKDDEQDMTFTGFLLFDDPPKAGAAEAIQELRQLGVSLKVITGDNRLVAQRLGTQMGIASPKVLTGDVLHHMNEAALISRVSEVDIFAETEPNQKERILIALRKAGHVVGYLGDGINDASALHAADVGISVDGAVDVAKEAADIVLLRHDLGVLARGVHNGRITFANTLKYIFIATSANFGNMFSMAGASLFLPFLPLLPKQILLNNFLSDLPALTIATDSVDPEQVQKPRRWDQKFIRRFMVAFGLVSSVFDYLTFGALLLLLHATESQFQTGWFIESVLTQMFIVMVIRTHRSIFKSRPGRILAAATLTVAGSVILLPYTPLGALFGLVPPPWYFMLTLAGITLLYLLTSELMKRVMFSRLEQAQPAPR